The proteins below come from a single Solea solea chromosome 6, fSolSol10.1, whole genome shotgun sequence genomic window:
- the draxina gene encoding draxin encodes MALSWILLQVFLFSTLTLSHGKRRQSQTSTDDSSVLQHRPQSVQGHGNSRDHGRHGSKRAWITKGRSELYSHGALHPLAWLEDDGTGLEGLSPVRLEMGPGRDRDRVRMNTRNPSQVRENHLVGTTKRRGHRPGHGQQFEHRRQGNRRDKGRHGKGFPLEPEERSVLKDRDVFQDPPSSSPSAVSPALSVTPPSEPPSPIPAIFGSGSAMVTMVMNEHPPTVPPASTKPQRSGRGKEQGEVMPTLDMALFDWTDYEDMKPVDAWPSSRQKDKRRSKNLSSGNVTADADAVEPCDHHLDCLPGSCCDLRQHECKLHNRGLNNKCYDDCMCEEGFRCYAKFHRKRRVTKRRGRCVVPESVSSDQGGFITI; translated from the exons ATGGCTCTCTCCTGGATTCTGCTCCAGGTGTTCCTGTTCTCCACCCTGACACTGTCTCACGGCAAGAGGAGACAGTCACAAACCTCAACAGATGACAGCAGTGTCCTACAGCACCGTCCACAGAGTGTACAGGGCCACGGCAACAGCAGGGACCATGGACGGCATGGGAGCAAGAGAGCCTGGATTACCAAAGGTAGATCTGAGCTGTACTCGCACGGGGCCCTGCACCCTCTGGCCTGGCTGGAGGACGATGGGACGGGCCTGGAAGGTTTGAGCCCAGTGAGACTGGAGATGGGGCCAGGAAGGGACAGGGACAGAGTTCGAATGAATACGAGGAATCCGTCCCAGGTGCGAGAAAACCACTTGGTGGGGACAACCAAACGGAGAGGACACAGACCCGGACATGGACAGCAGTTTGAACACAGGAGACAGGGGAATCGGCGTGATAAGGGGCGACATGGTAAAG GGTTTCCTCTGGAGCCTGAGGAGAGGTCTGTACTCAAGGACAGAGATGTGTTCCAGgaccctccctcctcctccccctccgcTGTTTCCCCCGCCCTGAGTGTGACCCCGCCCAGTGAACCTCCCTCCCCCATCCCAGCCATTTTTGGCTCTGGCTCCGCCATGGTTACTATGGTGATGAACGAGCATCCCCCAACAGTGCCCCCGGCCTCCACCAAACCCCAG AGGTCTGGCCGTGGAAAAGAACAAGGAGAGGTGATGCCTACTCTGGACATGGCACTTTTTGACTGGACTGACTACGAAGATATGAAACCCGTGGACGCCTGGCCGTCTTCCAGGCAAAAAG ACAAGAGGCGGAGTAAGAACCTCAGCAGCGGAAATGTGACTGCAGACGCTGATGCCGTTGAGCCGTGTGACCACCACCTGGACTGTCTCCCAG GTTCTTGTTGTGACCTGAGGCAACATGAGTGTAAACTTCACAACAGAGGCCTCAACAACAAGTGCTATGATGACTGCATGTGCGAGGAAG GATTTCGCTGTTATGCCAAATTCCATCGGAAG